The DNA region GCAGCATCACCATCTCGGCCTGCTCCCGTGGCAGGGCGCTGACGAGGGCGAGGGCGCGATCGGTCGACATCTGCTCGAGGGCCTCGAGATCGGCGCCCGCGGCAGCCGGGTGACGGCCGACCTCGTCGACGTCGGGGACCAGCACGGACGGCCGGGCGGCGGCGGCACGCGCCGCGTCGACGGCGCGGTGGCGAGCGACCGTGAAGACCCAGGCCCGGAATCCCTCGGCGTTGCCGACGAAGCTCGACAGGTCGCGAACGACCTGCAGCCAGGTCTCGGCGGCGACATCCTCGT from Mycobacteriales bacterium includes:
- a CDS encoding sigma-70 family RNA polymerase sigma factor; protein product: PPPEPLDDALRRARAGDEEGFAELWRALQPPLLRYLRVRSRTSYEDVAAETWLQVVRDLSSFVGNAEGFRAWVFTVARHRAVDAARAAAARPSVLVPDVDEVGRHPAAAGADLEALEQMSTDRALALVSALPREQAEMVMLRVVAGLDVPVVARIVGKSPGAVRVSVHRGLRALARSPQARLAAYDSTEVV